The window ATGTCGACCCCCGGCGAGCGCAGGTCGACGATGAACTGGCTCAGCCCGGCGTGGCGGTGCGCGGGGTCGACCGGTTCGGTGCGGGCCAGGCAGATGAAGGCGTCCGCCCTATGCGCCCCCGACGTCCACACCTTGGCTCCCGTGACCGACCATCCGCCGTCGACGGGTGAGGCCTTGGTGCGCACGCTGGCGAGATCGGAACCCGAGTCCGGTTCGCTCATGCCGATGCCGAAATAGCAACGGCCGGCGGCGATCTCGGGAAGGTAGCGGCGCTTCTGCGTTTCGGTGCCGTACTTGAGCAGGGACGGGACGATCTGGCGATCGGCGATCCAGTGGGCGCCCACGGGCGCGCCGGCGGCGAGCAGCTCCTCGGTGACGACGAACCGCTCCAGGAAACTCCGGCCGTGGCCGCCGTACTCCTCGGGGACCGTCATGCCCAGCCATCCCCGGGCGGCCAGCGCACGGGAGAAGTCCTCGTCCCAGCCCGTCAGCCAGGAGTCGACCTGACGGCCGATGCGGCCGGCGTCGCGCTGTTCGGCGACGAACTGCCGCACCTCGTCGCGCAACCCGTCCATGGCGTGCGGATCGTCCGCCACCGGCGGAACCAGTCTGGAAGTGTTCACGAGATGTGTCCTTCGGTTCGACGCCGTTGGGTTGTGCGAAGAATAGGACGCTGATCCGCCCGTCGAACCGCTGGGTGCTGCCGACCGGGATGCCTAACCGCGCCGATTCGGGGAACAGACCGTCGGTGGATTACGAATGTGCAGTGGTGGGCGCCGGCGCCGCCGGACTGAGCGCGGCCCTGGTGCTGGGCAGGGCGCGGCGCAGCACCGTCGTCGTCGACACCGCAGACCCGAGCAACCGGGCCGCGCCCGTGATCGGCGGGCTGCTCGGCTTCGACCAGCGGCCCCCCGACGAGTTGTACGAGACCGGCCGCGCCCAACTGCGGGCCTACCCGAGCGTCGAGTACCGGCACGGCGAAGTGCTCGCGGGCCGGGCGAGCGACCACGGGTTCGAACTCGACATCGACGACGGCCGGCAGATCCGCGCCAAACGGGTACTGCTGGCGACGGGGATGTCGTACTGCCCGCCACAACTGCCCGGTCTGGCCGAGCTGTGGGGCACCGCCGTCTTCCACTGCCCTTTCTGCCACGGCTGGGAGATGCGGGACCGGAAGCTGGCGGCGCTGGCCGCGGGGGACGCCAGCCTGCACGCGGCGTTGATGCTGCGCGGCTGGACCGATGACGTCGTGCTGCTGACCGACGGGAAGACCGACCTCACCCCCGACGACGAACGGGTCCTCACCGCCGCCGGCGTCCGGATCGACGACCGGCGCGTCGTCGAATTGCACGGTGACGACGGCGAATTGGAGAGCATCGCGTTCGCCGACGGTGACACGCTGGCCCGCGACGGGCTGCTGGTCGAGGCGCCGGTGCGGCAGCGCTCCGCACTGGCCGAACAACTCGGCGCGACCTGCACCCCCGGGCCGCTGGGCACCGAACCGCTCAGCGTGGACGAGATGGCCCGCACCAGCACCGGTGGGGTCTTCGCCGCCGGCGACGTGTGCACCGAACAACCACACATCTCCGGCGCGATCGCCGCGGGCTCGGAGGCGGCGATGATCATCGTGCAGAGCCTGCTGGCCGACGACTTCGGGCTGCCTTACCCTCCGGGGTCTTAGCCCGTCTGGATACGCTCGGCCGGTGACGACGTGGGAACTGGATCCGTCGGACGGTGAGCTCCTGCTGACCACCGGCGTGACGGGACCGGCGGCCAAGATGGGCCACCGGCTGACCATCGCGGTGCAGTGGCGAGCCACCGTGGAGTGGGACGGCGACCGGCCGGTGTCGGTGGAGATGACCGTCGACGTCGGCAGCCTCGAGGTGCTCGGCGGCGAGGGCGGTGTGACCGGGCTGTCCGCCCCGGAGAAGGCGCTGGCGCGCGCGAACGCCCTGAAAACCCTGCAGGCCAAACGGTTTCCGCAGATCGTGTTCCGGACGTCGTCGATCGAGCCCGCGGATCACGGCTACCTGCTGCACGGCACGCTGGACCTGCACGGCCGCAGCCGCGACCGCGTGCTCGAGGTGGAGGTCGAGGACCTCGGCGAGCAGTGGCAGATGGCCTGCCGCGCGTCGGTGAGCCACGCCGACCACGGCCTCAAGCCCTACTCGATGATGATGGGCGCGATGAAGGTCGCCGACGAGGTCGCGGTGTCGTTCACCGCGCGGCACCCGAAATAGGTCAGCGCGCGTCGCGCACCGCGAGATAGTGCTCGGCGACGGCGTCGCCTTCGGTGTACCGCTCGACGTCCTGCTCGATCAGCTGATCCTGCCCCGTGAGCCGGGTGTAGTGCTGGTGCATGTGCTCACCCCAGGAACGCACGATGAACGTCTCCACGAACGTCGACTCCTGCTCGATGCTGCGGAACAGCTGCCACATCGAGGCCCCGGTGCGCTGCCGCGACCGTCCCAGGCGGGCCATCGCGGCCATGAACGGCTCCTCGTTCTCCGGCAGCACCCGGTAGGCGGTGATCACCAGGACGGGCCCGTCGAGCGGCTCGGGCTCGAACAGCAACGTCGGCTCCGGCCAGTGTGAGGACGGGGTGAGGTCGAGGGTTCCGGTGCCGGCGTGCAGCGGCCACCACCACAGCGACAGCGCGCAGAAAATCAGCAGCGCGGCACTGACCAGCAGGCTGGTGACGCTGCTGGTGCCGCCCGCGAGAAGCCCCCACAGCAGCGAGCCGACGGCCTGACCGCCCATGAAGATCAGCTGGTACACCGACAGGCCGCGGGCCCGCACCCAACTCGGCAGGCTCAGCTGCATCGACGCGTTCAGCGTCGACAGCGTCAGCAGCCACGCGGCGCCCCCGATCACCAGCGCCGCCGCGACGACCGCGACGTTGTGGACGAGCGCGAGCACGGCCGTGGCCATCCCGAAGCCGGCCGCACCGGCGATCAGCAGCTTGTTCTGGCCGAACCGGGCCCGCAGCCGCGACAACGCGAACGCGCCGAGCACCGCCCCGACACCCAGTGCGCCGAGCAGTGCGCCGTAGCCGGCCGATCCCAGGCCCAGCTGGTCCCTCGCGATGACCGGGAGTAACCCCCACACCGCGCTGCCGGGCGCGATGAACAACACCGTGCGCAGCAGGATGCGCCGCACGATGGGGGAGCTGCGGATGTAGCGGCCGCCGGCACTGAGCGCGGCCAGCGCCCGCTCGGGCGGGTAGTCGCTGCGCACGGGCGGGCGCCGCCACCACACGAGCACCAGCACGATGCCCACGAACGACACCGCGTTGAGTGCGAACACGATCGTCGGGCCGGTCAGCGACACCAGAGCACCGGCGATCGCGGGTCCGATCGCCCTGGCCCCGTTCATGCTCATGCTGCCCAGCGCCGCGGCGGCGGGAATCTGATCCGACGGCACGAGATCCGGCTGGATCGCCTGCCAGGCCGGCGCGGTCAGCGCCTGCCCGCAGCCGATCACGAACAACAGCGTCAGCAGGACCGTCGGGGTGGTCAGCCCGGCACCGGTCAGCGTGGCGAGAAGACCCACGCCGGCGGCCATCGCGCCCTGCGTCGCGATCAGCAACCGGCGGCGGTCGACGAGATCGGCCAGCACACCCGACGGCAACGCCAGCAGCATCACCGGCAACGTGGTGGCCGTCTGCACCAGCGGCACCAGAACCGCGGCGGCCGGGTCGTCGACCAGCATCCACTGGGCGCCGACGGTCTGCATCCAGGTGCCGAGATTCGAGACGAACTGCGCGATCCACAGCGCGCGGAACACCGGCGACTGCAGCGGAGCCCAGGTGGAGGTCGATACCGGCGATGTCATCTGCCTCCCCTGTTCGGCTGTCGGGCCCCGGGTGCGTACCCGGTGCGGGGGTCGGCTAAGCCTGCTGTGCGTTCGAGAGACGCTGCGCGACAATGCCGTAGCGTTCGAACCGCTCCGGGTCGGCCAGCGCGTTGTACAGCACGATGCGGGTGGCGGTGCCGCCGTACCTGGCGCTCAGGGCGTCGGCCAGCCCGTCCCAGGTGGATTCGGTCGCGAACACGGCGATGTGCTCGTCGGTGATCTGCGCGGCCATGCCCTTGATGTCGCCGGCCTTCTGCTTCTCCCGGATCCGCGCCGTGGTCCCCTCGAAGCCGGCCTCGTCCCAGATGAACGCATAGTTGGGCGTGCTTCCGTAGAAGCTCATGCTGGCGCGGACCAGTTCGCGCTCGCGGTGGCGTTCCTCATCGGTGTCCCCCACGACCGTCATCACCGGCACGATCAGGGCGATCTCGGACGGGGAGCGTCCCGATTTCTGCGCTCCCTCGGCCACTTTCGGGATGACGTGGCGGGCGATGTAGCCGGGCTCGCCGAGCGGGTGCACGTGGACCCCGTCGGCGACCTCGCCGGCCATCCGCAGCATCCAGGGGTTGACCGCGGCGACGTCGACCTTCGGGTCGGGGGCGTCGATCGGTCCGGCGCTCCACTGCGGGGTGATGAAGTCCAGGTTGTAGAAGTCGCCGTGGTGGTCGAGGGTTCCGGTGCGGAACGCGCCGAAGCAGGCTTTGACCGCGAGCACGTAGTCCCGAAGTCGGGGGCCGGGGTGCTCGAACTCGACGCCGTAGCGGCGCACCACATGGGTGCGGACCTGGGTGCCGAGACCGAGCCGGAAGTTCCCGCCGGAGGCCTCCTGCAGTTCCCACGCCGAGGCTGCCGTGACGAACGGGCTGCGCGGAAACGCGACCGCCACTCCCGTCGACAACTGCAGTCCGGGCGCGGCCAGCGCCGCCGCGGCCGCGTTGAGGTACGCGGTACGGCCGGTCTCGGTGAACAACATGCCGTCGAAGCCCGCCTCCCGGGTGCGGCGGGCGAGATCGCCGGTCGAGCGCAGGGGTTGCGGGGTCGTCATCACGTCGACGTACATCGATCGCACCTTACGCCGCGCCCTATTCTCGCCGAACTTGCATTCCAGCAGGCGTCTTCTCGCACTTTGTCTGCGCGGACGCAATCTTGGCGAGGGGCGGCGCCGTCACGTCGCGTTAATGACGGCGAAATTGGGATGCCACACCCGCGTCGTTCACTGGGTACATCCTCCGCCGCCGTCGAAAAGGACCACCCCATGACCCTCGACGCCACACCGAAACCACTCACCATCGTGCGGGGGGCCTGCCCCCACGACTGTCCCGACACCTGCGCGATGCTCTACCACGTCGAGGACGGCAAACTCGTTGACGTCCAGGGAGATCCGAACCATCCGATGACCCGCGGCGGTCTGTGCGTGAAGGTCAAGAACTTCCACGAGCACCACTACCAGCCCGACCGCCTGCTCTACCCGATGCGCCGGGTGGGCGCGAAGGGCTCCGGCGAGTTCGAACGGATCACGTGGGACGAGGCGCTCGCAGAGATCAAGTCGCGGTGGACCGAGATCATCGACACCTACGGCAGCCAGGCGATCATGCCGCACGCCTACCTCGGCCACCAGGGAGTGCTCAACGGGCTCACGTCGGGCGACGCGTTCTTCAACCGGCTCGGGTCGACCGTCGCCGAGAAGACCTACTGCGAATCGGGGTCGTCGACCGCCTGGCACATGACCGTCGGCGGCTCCGGGGGCCTGGACGTCGAGTCGATGGCGCACTCGAAGTACATCATCGTGTGGGGCATGAACATGACCAGCACCAACCTGCACGGCTGGCCGTTCCTGCTCGAAGCCCGCAAGAACAACGGCGCGAAGATCGTCGTCATCGACCCCGTGAAGAATCGCACTGCGCGGCAGGCGGATTGGCACATCCCGATCCGGCCGGGCACCGACGGGGCGCTCGCGATGGGCATGATCCAGCAGATCATCGCCCAGGGCCTGGTCGACACCGACTACGTCGAGCGCTACACCGTCGGCTACGACGAACTCGCCGAACGCGCCGCGCAGTACCCGCCGGAACGGGTCGAGGAGATCACCGGCATCCCCGCCGACGACATCCGAAAATTGGCCTACGAGTACGCCACGTCGCAGCCCGCCGCGATCCGGCAGGGCGTCGCGCTGGAGCGCAGCCGCGGCGGTGGCCAGGCGATCCGGGCCATCACCTGCCTGCCCGCGCTCGTCGGCGCGTGGCGCCACGTCGGCGGCGGCACGATGGAGATGCCGATCTGGGAGTTCCCGACGAAGTTCGACGCGATCTGCAAGCCGGAGTGGATCCCCGAGGGCACCCGGGTTGTCAACGAACTCGACCTCGGCATGGCGCTGACCGGCGAGATGGAGCTCGACCCGCCGATCAAGTCGCTGTTCGTCTACAACTCCAACCCCGTGTCGCAGGGCCCGGCGCAGGAGAAGACCATGCGCGGCCTGATGCGCGACGACCTGTTCACCGTCGTCAGCGAGCACTTCGTCACCGACACAGCGAAATTCGCGGACCTGCTGCTGCCGGCGACCATGCAGGCCGAACAACTCGACATCATGGTCACCTGGGGACACCTCTACATCTCGCTGAACCAGCCGGCCATCGCGCCGCCCGGCGAATGCGTGCCCAACGTCGAGTTGTTCCGGCGGCTGGCGCATGTCATGGAGTTCGACGACGAATCCATGGCCTACTGGAACCGCACCGACCGTGAAATGCTCATCGACTTCCACGACTGGGACGCACCCGCCTTGGCCGGTATCACCTACGAGAAGCTCGAAGAGGTCGGCTGGATGCGGCTGGCCGTCGGCACTCCCGATGTGCGGGCGCCGCACGCGGAGGGGAACTTCCCGACCCCGTCGGGCAAATGCGAGTTCAAGTCCAGCCTGGCCGAGGGCGGCAACTTCGTCGTCCCGGTGTGGCGCTCGATGTACGAGGGTATGCAGCCCGGCGGCTACGTCGACCCGGTGCCCGACTACGTCCCGCCGTTCGAGTCGCCACAGTCCAATCCCGAACTGGCACAGCAGTACCCGCTGTCGATCATCTCACCCAAACCGCATGCGTTCCTCAACAGTCAGTACGGCAATGCCGCGGACAAGCAGAAGGTGCAGGGCGGGCAGCGGGTGTTCATCCACCCCGCCGATGCGGCCGAACGCGGTATCGCCGAGGGCGACGTGGTCCGCGTGTTCAACGATCGCGGATCGTTCCAGGGGCCGGCGGCCTACGACGACGGACTGATGGCCGGCCTGGTGATGGCCAACGTCGGGCACTGGCAGGGCAAGACGTCGGGGACGACGGTCAACGCGATCACCGCCGACCGGCACTGCGGTCTGGGCAACGCCGGCGTGTACGGGGACAACCTCGTCGAGGTTGAGAAGGTCGCCGAGGAGGCCTTCGCGAGCTGAGAGGCGCGGGCGCGCGGGGCGCGTTCGGCGGGCGCGAGCGCGCGCCGTTGTACGCGAGGGGCGGCGTGTCGCTGTGCAGACCCGCGCGCTCGGCCGGCTACCGAGCCGTCATCTGACATTCACGTGGTGATCGTGATCCGGTCACCTCGGCGCGCCAAGCTCAGCCGTCCCGCGACCACAACTGAAGAGGGTGACGGATGGCTGTCCACTGGACACCGAACTGGACGTGCGCGACGGCGACCGGCCTGACCGCGACACTGCTGCTGGCGGGGTGCTCCCGCGGTCCGGACGACGAGGGTGCGACGCCGATCCGCGAACGGGCGACGGCAGCCGTCGACTTCACCCTCCCCGACGCGCAGCGCTACCACCGCCTCGCCACCTACCCGGTGCACCTGAACAAGCCGGCCACTGACCCCGTCGACGCCGAGACCGTCGCCGAGATCTCCACCGTCACCCCGGACGGCAACACCGTGATCTACACTGATGCCGCCGGCAAGCGCATCGGCTTCCTCGACATCCGCGACCCCGCCAATCCCGTTGGGCTGGGCACACTCTCGCTGGCTGAACTCGGCCACGCCGACGACCAGCCCACCTCCGTCGCTGCCGTTGGCGAGTACGTGCTGGTCGTCGTCGACACCACCGGCGGCGACTTCGCGAACCCGTCCGGCCGGGTCGACGTCGTCCGGGTGGCCGACCGCACCCGCGTGCACAGCGTCGACCTCGGCGGCCAGCCCGACTCGATCGCCGTCGCGCACGACGGTTCGTTCGCCGCGATCGCGATCGAGAACCAGCGCGACGAGGAGTTCACCCCGCCCGGCGCCGAAGAAGGCGACCTGCCGCAGCCGCCGACCGGGTTCGTGCAGCTGCTCGACCTCGCGGGCGCACCCGACACCTGGGTACCCCGGCGGGTCGACTTCGACGTCGACGCCGCCCGTGCGGCGGGCCTGGACACCCCCGAGGACCTGGAGCCCGAGTACGTCAGTGTGAACGCTCGCGGCCAGGTCGCGGTGACGCTGCAGGAGAACAACGGCATCGCGATCATCGACGGCCGCACCGGCGCAGTGCAGAAGATCTTCAGTGCCGGAACGGAATCCGTCACCGGGATAGACACCGCCGAGGACGGCCGGGTCGAGCAGACCGGTTCGATCACCGACACCCCGCGCGAACCCGACGCCATCGGCTGGATCGACGACACCCACGTCGCCACCGCCAACGAAGGCGACTGGAAGGGCGGTACCCGCGGCTGGAGCATCTTCGACGCCGGCACCGGCGAGGTGGTCTGGGACGCCGGCAACAGCGTTGAACAGCTGGCGGTCCGGACCGGTCTGCACATCGAAAGTCGCGCCGAGTCCAAGGGTCCCGAACCCGAAGGTTTGGCGATCACCGAGATCGGCGGCCGTCCCGTCGCACTCGTGGCGTCCGAGCGGAGCAATTTCGTCGCCGTCTACGACGTCAGCGACGCCACCAACCCGCAGTTCCGGCAAATGCTGCCGGCCACACCCGGCCCCGAGGGCATCCTGCCCGTCCCGGCGCGCGACCTGCTCGTCATCTCCTCGGAGAGCGATGACGCCGAGGCACGGGTCCGCGCCACGGTCACCGTCTACGGCTTCGGCGAGCGCTACGCCGGGGCTCCGCCATTCCCGTCGATCGTGTCCGGTGACGTGGACGGCACCCCTATCGCGTGGGGTGCGCTCGGTGCGCTGAGCGCCGATCCGGCCGACGAGAACCGGCTCTACACCGCGCCCGACGTCGCCTACGGACCCTCGCGCATTCTCGGCGTCGACCTCACCCAGACCCCGGCGCTGATCGACACCGAGCTGCCCGTCACCGAGGCCGGTGAAGCGGTCACCCTCGACGTCGAGGGCGTCGCGGCGCGTCCCGACGGCGGGTTCGTGCTCGCCGTCGAGGGCGAGGAAGGCCCGGGCAACCAGCTGGTGTTCGTCGGTGCCGACGGGGCGATCGAGCGCCGGGTGTCGTTGCCTTCCGAGGTCGCCGCCGGACTCGGTGGGCAGGGATTCGAAGGCGTCGCGCTCGACGGGGACGCGGTGTGGGTCGCGGTGCAGCGGGAGGTGAAGACCGATCCGAGCGGAGTGGCCCGCCTCGGCCGCTACTTGCCGGACTCCGACACCTGGGAGTGGTTCGGCTATCCGCTGGAGTCGACCGACGTCGACGGCGACTGGATCGGACTGTCCGAGATCCAGGTGCACGACGGCGCACTGTTGGTGCTGGAGCGCGACAAGCTGAACGGGCCCGACGCCCGGGTGAAGGCGATCTACCGGGTGGCGCTGCCGACCGGTGCCGGGGCGACGGGTGCTGCGGCGCCGCCGCTGTTGCCGAAAGCGCTTGCCCGCGATCTGCTTCCGGACCTGCAGGCCACCCGCGGCTACACCCAGGAGAAGGTCGAGGGCTTTGCGATCGCCGGCAACGGGTCGCTCTATGTGGTGACCGACAACGACGGACTCGACGACGCCAACGGCGAGACGGTGTTCCTCGACCTCGGACCGGCAGGCGACGCGCTGCGGTAGCCCGCGAGCGCGCGGCGCTGCACGGCCCGACACGGAGTGTCGCCGTGCAGACGCGCGCGCTCGGCCGGCACGCTGAGTCAGACGCCCGCCGGGACCTTCGCCTCGGCGCGCATCGCGTGCCGCAGATCGGTGAACTCCGAGATGGTGCGGGTCGACACCGTCGCGACGGGGCGGGCGTTGCGTCCCGTCGCCTCGGTCTTGGACACCATCACCACGCTGTCGATGTAGGGCTGGATGGTCGTCGCGTTCTGCACGGTCGCGACGATCACCAGCTGGAACCCGAACTTGCGGAACGCCTGCAGCGCCTGCTGGGCGAACTGCGGGTCCGACTTCGAGAACGCCTCGTCGAGCATCAACTGCGCGAAAACCGGTCTGTTGTCCGAACTCTCGGGGGCCGCGAGGTTGAAGCTGAGCGCACCGGCGAGGCAGAACGCCATCAGCTTCTCCTGCTCGCCGCCGGAGTTGTCGCCGGCGTTGCTGTGCGTGCGGATCAACTCCTCGGTCGCCACATCCCATTCGGCGCAGTCGAACGTGAACCGGTTGCGCACATCGAGCGCGTCGCGCGTCCACGCCTTGTCCTCCGGCGCCGTCGACGCCAGCCGGTTGCGCAGCCGCAGGATGTCGGCGTACTGGTCCAGGATCGCCTGCTTGTCGCCGAGCCCGACCTCGGCGATGCGCCGCGAGATCGCCCGCACGATCTCGGTCAGCTCCGACACCGCCGTCAGGCTGCGCGGCGTCGCGCGCAGCGTCAGGCGGGTGCCGCGGTTGAACTCCACCGCCCCCAAACCCGTGTTGACACGGTCGATCTGGTCGCTGATCCGCCGCGCCTCCTGCTCGGCGACCCGGTGCAGCGTCAGGATCGCATCCGGTGCCTGCTCGGTGACCAGCCGCATCATCCGCTCGTAGGCCTCCGGCAGCTCGCGCTCGTCGATGTGACGGCACAGCGCGACGTAGTCGTGGACCCGCTCGTCGAAGTTCTCGGAGTCGTTCGGGATCGCGTCGGGGAACGACGTGTCGAAGGTATTGAGAATGCGGGCCAGTTCGTCATACGAGCGGCGGCGGCTCTCGCGCAGCTGCTCGCGCTCCTTCTTGATCGCGTTGAACAGCGCGTCGCGATGCGGTTCGGGCTCAAGGAGTTCCAGGCTGACCGGCAGCTGTCCGGCGTACCGGTGCAGCAGCTCGGTCAGCGGCTCCGACACGAACGCGGGCTGGAGCCGTTCGGCGAGTTCCAGCAGCCGGGTCCTGCGGTCGTCGAGCGCGTCGCGCCGGGTCTGGACCGCGCCGCGTCGCGTCATCAACTTCTGGATCTGCGACCAGCATTCGTCGGCGCGCGCATTGAGCGCCTCGATGTCGGGATGCTCGGCCAGCAGCAGCTCGTACTGCTCGCGCAGCCGGTCGGCGTGCCCGTCGGCGGTCTCGGTGTCGATCTGGCTCCACTGCGGGTACTGCTCGCAGATCGCCTTGCACGCCGCGGCCCGGTCACGCCACTGCTGGCGCTGCGCGGCGATGTCGTCGGCGACGCGGCGCGCCTTCTGGTAAGCCTCCTCGGCCGCCGCGAGATCGACGGTCAGCGCGTTGATCTTGGCCGACACGTCGCCCTGGTACAGATACTCGGACTGCTTGAGCGGGCGCCGGTCGTCCTTGATCGCCAGCCGGTCGGAATCCTTGTACAGGCCGGTGTCGGTGACCGCGCGGCGGAACCGGGCGAACACCTCGGGGGTGTCGACACAGATGTGGTCACCCGCGGCGGTCACGACGTCGACGGCCTCGGCCGCACACGGGTGCTCCGGATCGACCGCGAACAGCTTACCCGCCAACGTGTTCGGTTCCGGATCGACCGGGGTGGCGCCGAGGAACTTCGCGCGCACATGGTGCAGCTGCAGCCGTCCGCGCATATTGGTCTCGTTGACGAAGCGCAGCACCTCCGTCCAGTGCTGGTCGGGCACCATCAACCGCAAGCCGACCCCGCGCAGCACCTTCTCCACCGCGGTGCGCCAACGGGTCTGTTCGGCCTTGAGGTCCATCAGCTCGGCGACATACGGCAGGTCGGTGGCGTCCACCCCGACCGCCGCGCAGATCTGATCGCGCATCGTCAGCGCGAACTCGGGCAGCGCGGAGCCGACGTGCTCGACGCGTTTGAGTTCCTTGGCGGCCTCGTCGCGGACGAGCCGGGCGGACTTCTGCGCGTACTCCGCGTCGGTGGACGCCTCCCGGTTGCGTTCGACCTTGGCGAGCAGATCGGTGGCCTGCGCGAGAAGTTCCTCGCGCAGGTTCCAGAACGCGTCGGCGGTCTCCGGCGCGTCGAGACCCTGCGCGGCGAGCAAGTCCTCGTAGGCGTTGCGGCGCCGCGACACCTGCTCGGCCTCGGTCTCGGCGGCGGTCACCTGCGACTGCAGCGGACCGATGCTCGCACTCGAGCCGCTGATCTGCGCGTTGAGTGAATCTGCTTCCGCCTTGGCCAGATTCAGGCTCCGCGTGATGTCCTCGTGCTCGTTGTCGAGCTGATCGATGGTGGTGTCGAGCTGGCTGACCTGGGCCGGGCACTGGGCCAGCCGGACGTGGTCGGTGTAGGCCCGCACCATCGGCAGATCCACCAGGTCGATGATGCCCAGATCGGTGGACTCCGAGGCATACCGCTGCTGGATCTTCTCGATGTCACCGAGGATCTTGCGCTTCTTCTGCGCGACCGCGAGCAACTCGCGGGCTTCCACCAGCGGGTCGATCTGCTTGAGTGCCTCCGGCAGCCGGGTCACGCTCTCGGGTTCGTCGAGCATGAACTCCCGGACGAACTGCTCCAGCCCGCCAACGCTTTTCAGCGACTTCGCCTTGCCGAGCAGCTGCTGGGCCGCGTCCGAGGCGCGGATGCCGATGGTCGCATACAGCTGCGCCAGATACTGCGACTCGACCTTGGTCGTGAACCGCCAGCCTTGACTTCTCCCGTCGCTGCGCTCGCCCCGGTGACTTCTCCCGTCGCTCCGCTCGCCCTGGCCTTCCTTGAACACCCCGGTGTCGAAACGTCCTGCCGCCCAACGGTTGCAGACGTCCTCGATGTCGAGGTCACCGTCGCCGAGCACGAAGCGGCTCGACGAATCGTTGCGCGATTCGCCCGTCAGCCACTTCAGCACCAGGCCCGTCACGGTGCGTCCGGAATCGCTGGAGTAGGTGACCGCCACCGCCGACCAGGCGGTGCCGTCA is drawn from Mycolicibacterium gilvum and contains these coding sequences:
- a CDS encoding acyl-CoA dehydrogenase family protein, whose translation is MNTSRLVPPVADDPHAMDGLRDEVRQFVAEQRDAGRIGRQVDSWLTGWDEDFSRALAARGWLGMTVPEEYGGHGRSFLERFVVTEELLAAGAPVGAHWIADRQIVPSLLKYGTETQKRRYLPEIAAGRCYFGIGMSEPDSGSDLASVRTKASPVDGGWSVTGAKVWTSGAHRADAFICLARTEPVDPAHRHAGLSQFIVDLRSPGVDIRPIVSMDGRHHFNEVLLDDVFVADDMVFGAIGDGWQQVTSELAFERSGPERFLSTFPLLAELAALMNDGLPRHNDLGRYVARVAGLHQMSTAVAGALERHEPADTAAAVVKVLGTSTEGDIADFADLLTDACAPDHGGYRAMLDDAVVQRPGFTLRGGTNEILRGVIARGLGMR
- a CDS encoding NAD(P)/FAD-dependent oxidoreductase; translated protein: MPNRADSGNRPSVDYECAVVGAGAAGLSAALVLGRARRSTVVVDTADPSNRAAPVIGGLLGFDQRPPDELYETGRAQLRAYPSVEYRHGEVLAGRASDHGFELDIDDGRQIRAKRVLLATGMSYCPPQLPGLAELWGTAVFHCPFCHGWEMRDRKLAALAAGDASLHAALMLRGWTDDVVLLTDGKTDLTPDDERVLTAAGVRIDDRRVVELHGDDGELESIAFADGDTLARDGLLVEAPVRQRSALAEQLGATCTPGPLGTEPLSVDEMARTSTGGVFAAGDVCTEQPHISGAIAAGSEAAMIIVQSLLADDFGLPYPPGS
- a CDS encoding YceI family protein, with protein sequence MTTWELDPSDGELLLTTGVTGPAAKMGHRLTIAVQWRATVEWDGDRPVSVEMTVDVGSLEVLGGEGGVTGLSAPEKALARANALKTLQAKRFPQIVFRTSSIEPADHGYLLHGTLDLHGRSRDRVLEVEVEDLGEQWQMACRASVSHADHGLKPYSMMMGAMKVADEVAVSFTARHPK
- a CDS encoding MFS transporter codes for the protein MTSPVSTSTWAPLQSPVFRALWIAQFVSNLGTWMQTVGAQWMLVDDPAAAVLVPLVQTATTLPVMLLALPSGVLADLVDRRRLLIATQGAMAAGVGLLATLTGAGLTTPTVLLTLLFVIGCGQALTAPAWQAIQPDLVPSDQIPAAAALGSMSMNGARAIGPAIAGALVSLTGPTIVFALNAVSFVGIVLVLVWWRRPPVRSDYPPERALAALSAGGRYIRSSPIVRRILLRTVLFIAPGSAVWGLLPVIARDQLGLGSAGYGALLGALGVGAVLGAFALSRLRARFGQNKLLIAGAAGFGMATAVLALVHNVAVVAAALVIGGAAWLLTLSTLNASMQLSLPSWVRARGLSVYQLIFMGGQAVGSLLWGLLAGGTSSVTSLLVSAALLIFCALSLWWWPLHAGTGTLDLTPSSHWPEPTLLFEPEPLDGPVLVITAYRVLPENEEPFMAAMARLGRSRQRTGASMWQLFRSIEQESTFVETFIVRSWGEHMHQHYTRLTGQDQLIEQDVERYTEGDAVAEHYLAVRDAR
- a CDS encoding TIGR03617 family F420-dependent LLM class oxidoreductase translates to MYVDVMTTPQPLRSTGDLARRTREAGFDGMLFTETGRTAYLNAAAAALAAPGLQLSTGVAVAFPRSPFVTAASAWELQEASGGNFRLGLGTQVRTHVVRRYGVEFEHPGPRLRDYVLAVKACFGAFRTGTLDHHGDFYNLDFITPQWSAGPIDAPDPKVDVAAVNPWMLRMAGEVADGVHVHPLGEPGYIARHVIPKVAEGAQKSGRSPSEIALIVPVMTVVGDTDEERHRERELVRASMSFYGSTPNYAFIWDEAGFEGTTARIREKQKAGDIKGMAAQITDEHIAVFATESTWDGLADALSARYGGTATRIVLYNALADPERFERYGIVAQRLSNAQQA
- a CDS encoding molybdopterin-containing oxidoreductase family protein; the protein is MTLDATPKPLTIVRGACPHDCPDTCAMLYHVEDGKLVDVQGDPNHPMTRGGLCVKVKNFHEHHYQPDRLLYPMRRVGAKGSGEFERITWDEALAEIKSRWTEIIDTYGSQAIMPHAYLGHQGVLNGLTSGDAFFNRLGSTVAEKTYCESGSSTAWHMTVGGSGGLDVESMAHSKYIIVWGMNMTSTNLHGWPFLLEARKNNGAKIVVIDPVKNRTARQADWHIPIRPGTDGALAMGMIQQIIAQGLVDTDYVERYTVGYDELAERAAQYPPERVEEITGIPADDIRKLAYEYATSQPAAIRQGVALERSRGGGQAIRAITCLPALVGAWRHVGGGTMEMPIWEFPTKFDAICKPEWIPEGTRVVNELDLGMALTGEMELDPPIKSLFVYNSNPVSQGPAQEKTMRGLMRDDLFTVVSEHFVTDTAKFADLLLPATMQAEQLDIMVTWGHLYISLNQPAIAPPGECVPNVELFRRLAHVMEFDDESMAYWNRTDREMLIDFHDWDAPALAGITYEKLEEVGWMRLAVGTPDVRAPHAEGNFPTPSGKCEFKSSLAEGGNFVVPVWRSMYEGMQPGGYVDPVPDYVPPFESPQSNPELAQQYPLSIISPKPHAFLNSQYGNAADKQKVQGGQRVFIHPADAAERGIAEGDVVRVFNDRGSFQGPAAYDDGLMAGLVMANVGHWQGKTSGTTVNAITADRHCGLGNAGVYGDNLVEVEKVAEEAFAS